A region from the Streptosporangium sp. NBC_01756 genome encodes:
- a CDS encoding GDP-mannose 4,6-dehydratase, producing the protein MARRALITGITGQDGSYLAECLLERGYEVWGLVRGQANPRVSRVRRLLQDVRLVRGDLLDQGSLISAVEKVQPDEVYNLGAISFVPMSWEQAELTAEVTGMGVLRMLEAIRVCSGISSSRTAAGSGQIRFYQASSSEMFGQVRETPQTEITPFHPRSPYGVAKAYGHFLTQNYRESYGMYAVSGILFNHESPRRGAEFVTRKVTLGVARIKLGLASELRLGNLEARRDWGYAGDYVRAMHLMLQADTPEDYVIGTGRTQSVRELVEAAFAAAGLDWERYVVGDQSLHRPAEVDLLCADPKKARTQLGWEPTVSFEELVAMMVESDVKLLSEGGDPEQDSSWP; encoded by the coding sequence TTGGCCAGGCGCGCACTGATCACCGGTATCACCGGGCAGGACGGTTCCTATCTGGCCGAGTGCCTGCTGGAGCGGGGCTATGAAGTGTGGGGCCTGGTCCGGGGTCAGGCCAACCCCCGGGTCTCCCGGGTGCGCAGGCTTCTGCAGGACGTCCGGCTCGTCCGCGGCGACCTTCTCGACCAGGGTTCGTTGATCTCCGCCGTGGAGAAGGTCCAGCCGGACGAGGTCTACAACCTGGGCGCGATCTCGTTCGTCCCGATGTCGTGGGAGCAGGCCGAGCTCACCGCCGAGGTGACGGGCATGGGCGTGCTGCGCATGCTGGAGGCCATCCGGGTCTGCTCGGGCATCTCGTCCTCGCGGACGGCCGCAGGGTCAGGACAGATCCGCTTTTATCAGGCTTCATCATCGGAAATGTTCGGCCAGGTCCGCGAGACCCCGCAGACCGAGATCACCCCGTTCCACCCCCGCTCGCCGTACGGCGTGGCCAAGGCGTACGGCCACTTCCTGACCCAGAACTACCGCGAGTCCTACGGCATGTACGCGGTGTCGGGGATCCTGTTCAACCACGAGTCCCCGCGCCGGGGCGCCGAGTTCGTCACCCGCAAGGTGACCCTCGGGGTGGCCAGGATCAAGCTCGGTCTGGCCTCCGAGCTGCGCCTGGGCAACCTGGAGGCCCGTCGTGACTGGGGTTACGCGGGCGACTACGTCCGTGCGATGCACCTGATGCTCCAGGCGGACACGCCGGAGGACTACGTGATCGGCACCGGCCGTACGCAGAGCGTCCGCGAGCTGGTCGAGGCCGCCTTCGCCGCCGCCGGCCTCGACTGGGAGCGGTACGTGGTCGGCGACCAGTCCCTGCACCGCCCCGCCGAGGTGGATCTGCTCTGCGCCGATCCGAAGAAGGCTCGCACCCAGCTCGGCTGGGAGCCCACGGTCTCCT
- a CDS encoding glycosyltransferase family 4 protein — protein MPDADSLRIALLSYRSKPTCGGQGVYLRHLSRELVALGHHVEVFSGQPYPELDEGVILNKVPSLDLYRDEDPFRTPKPHEYRDWIDCLEVATMWTAGFPEPLTFTLRAHRELKKRVGDFDVVQDNQTLGYGLLGIQKLFPVVGTIHHPISVDRRIELKAAPLRKKFSLSRWYGFVRMQAKVAPRLNPILTVSESSLADIHRDFNVPQANMRLIPLGVDTRYFHPRPEMPKRPGSIVAVASADSPMKGVATLLRAVAKLATERDVNLTVVSKPTPGGPTEKLVAELSLRDRVRFVHGISDTELGELIATSEISVVPSLYEGFSLPAVEHMACGTPLVASRTGALPEVVGDAAIQVAPGDPEELAAVLRRLHDSPEERAAVGRKGYERVMARYTWNVVAQRTVEAYHEAIRARRAK, from the coding sequence GTGCCAGATGCGGACTCACTGCGGATCGCGCTGCTGTCCTACCGCAGCAAACCGACCTGTGGCGGCCAGGGCGTCTACCTACGTCACCTCAGCCGCGAGCTGGTCGCCCTCGGACACCACGTCGAGGTCTTCTCCGGCCAGCCGTACCCCGAGCTCGACGAGGGCGTCATCCTCAACAAGGTCCCCAGCCTGGACCTGTACCGCGACGAGGACCCCTTCCGCACCCCCAAGCCGCACGAGTACCGCGACTGGATCGACTGCCTTGAGGTCGCGACCATGTGGACGGCCGGGTTCCCCGAGCCGCTGACCTTCACCCTGCGGGCCCACCGCGAGCTGAAGAAGCGCGTCGGCGACTTCGACGTGGTGCAGGACAACCAGACCCTCGGCTACGGCCTGCTCGGCATCCAGAAGCTCTTCCCCGTCGTCGGCACCATCCACCACCCGATCAGCGTGGACCGGCGGATCGAGCTGAAGGCCGCGCCGCTGCGCAAGAAGTTCTCGCTCAGCAGGTGGTACGGCTTCGTCCGGATGCAGGCCAAGGTCGCGCCCCGGCTGAACCCCATCCTGACCGTCAGCGAGTCCTCCCTCGCCGACATCCACCGCGACTTCAACGTGCCCCAGGCCAACATGCGGCTCATCCCGCTCGGCGTGGACACCCGATACTTCCATCCGCGGCCGGAGATGCCCAAGCGGCCGGGTTCGATCGTCGCGGTCGCCAGCGCCGACTCCCCGATGAAGGGTGTCGCGACGCTGCTGCGGGCGGTGGCGAAGCTCGCCACCGAGCGCGACGTGAACCTGACCGTGGTCAGCAAGCCCACCCCCGGAGGCCCGACCGAGAAGCTGGTCGCCGAGCTCTCCCTGCGCGACCGGGTCAGGTTCGTGCACGGCATCTCCGACACCGAGCTGGGCGAGCTGATCGCCACCTCGGAGATCTCGGTCGTGCCCTCCCTCTACGAGGGCTTCTCGCTTCCGGCCGTCGAGCACATGGCCTGCGGCACCCCGCTGGTCGCCAGCCGTACCGGCGCGCTGCCCGAGGTGGTCGGCGACGCGGCCATCCAGGTGGCCCCCGGCGACCCCGAGGAGCTGGCCGCGGTCCTGCGCCGCCTGCACGACTCGCCCGAGGAACGGGCCGCGGTGGGCAGGAAGGGCTACGAGCGGGTCATGGCACGCTACACCTGGAACGTCGTCGCCCAGCGGACCGTGGAGGCCTACCACGAGGCCATCCGGGCCCGGCGCGCGAAGTAA